A stretch of DNA from Fibrobacter succinogenes:
CCTGCACGGGAAAGATTTCTGGCGGCAACGCTTCCGCCGGGGCCGGCACCAATGACTACGACATCGTATTCCTGATTACAGAACATCGTTCAACTCCTGAAGCTTGAGGGCGCCTACGGGACACGCTTTTGCACAGAGTCCACATTTGACACATTTTTCTTGATCAATTTGCAAGTCGAGTCCATACATATCTAGCGCCATCTGGGGACACACGCCGACACATCCTGCACATTCTAGGCATAAGCCTCTATCGTGAACGAGAATTTTCATAGAGTTTAATATATAAATTTATGAGTTCGTAGTTTCTAGGGGCGTTAAAAAAGAGATCCCGGCTCGGTGGCCGGGATGACATCTTTCGTCTGTAGCCGCTTCCGTGGCGTTCTTTTGTCTCTCGTCTGTTTTACTTTTGCAACATGTAGAACGCGCTGAGCCAAGCATGCAGGCGCTCCCAACCATCGCTGCTTTGCGTGATGGAATCACCGAGCGTATAGATAACGAGGTCTTCGAGTTTGTGATTCCCTAATGCTATGGGAGGAATCGATTGGAATTGGTCGCTGAAGTCTTTGTTGTCGGCGAGTCTGCCATCTATTACGATAACGACATGATGGTTCTGGATGAATATTGAAAAGTGGTGGCGTTCCCCGTCCAGGACTTTGTGGCAGGACGTGTCCTTCCGTGTGTAGTAGCTAATGGTATCTTTGGAACCCGTGGAATCCCTCTTGTAAAATTCGGCACAAAGCTCATCTGATTTGTGTCCAGCTTTTATACTGAAGGCGACATCGCTTTTTTTACGAGTGTCTATGTAAATGGAATCTTTAGCACTGGATAAGCTGTCTTTGTTTATCCAGAAACTGATGCCAAGAATGCTGCCAAAAGCTTCCCAGCTTTGGTTGTTGACGATGGTCATGCCGGGTGTTGTTTCTGCATAGGCTTTTTGAATTTGCATGGACGGGGAAATCGCATCACTGGAGGCAACTTTGAATTTGTATGTTCCGATACCGATGTTTGGGATAACTGTCAGGTATTTCGAATCGCTTTGGTCGTTTTCGAACTTATAGAGAGCGAGTGTATCGCCCTTGTCGCTAACAAGGACGGGATTCTTGTGGTCTGTTGTAACAGAAACCGGGACAATCATGGAATCCAGCGTTTTTGCAGAGCTTAATCTCGAGGCTGCAGACATGGCTTCTTGCGTAACTTTGACTGTTACATAACCCGGTATGATTTCCAATTTTTCGCCAGGAACAAAGTCCCACTTGACGTCTCTTGTCGAGGTATCGCGGCCTGCGCCTCTGATGAGCGTAATCTTCGTAAATTCCATTGGAGGAATTTCATTGAGGGTCACAATCCCTGCGTTGACATCCGTGTCGCCTACTCCGGCGCAGTTGAGCGTTCCCGTGATGCAAAGTGAATCGCCTGAACTGAGTCCGTAAGTGCTTAACCCGAGTTCTAGGCTTGCGTTCTTTTCGAGTCTTGCTTCGGGGAGCGTAAGCGTCTGCACTTCCGTCTTGTTTTCTTCGATGGAAAGGGTCAGGTAAGCTGACTGCGTATGTTCAGTGTTGCTGATTTGCAAAGCGTATTCGCCTGCAGAAATGCTATCGAGGGTGTACCGGCCTTCTTCGTCTGTCTCGGTCGTTTTGATAGGCGCCATGCGAGCGGCAACGTGTGTCGCCGAGATGAGGCTTACCTTTGCGCTTGTGACCGGATTTCCGTTTTCGTCCCTGACGATGCTTGCAATCGTTGTCCCGGATTCAGTTTCCGTGAGGACGCCGGCGTGATTTTCGTCGGAGCAAGCCGTAAATAGCGTTGTAGCGAGGGCTGCAATCCCTGCATGTTTTAGAGTTTTAAATAGCATCATGCCTTAACCTCCGGATCGAGGTTAGAGAACAGGTGGAGGTTCATCTGGTAAACTCCGCTTGCCTTTTCGTTGTCCTCGCTGATGATTCGTCTTGCCTTGGACTTAAATTCCTGAAGTTCGGATTCAAGTTTCTTGTAGGCGTTGTTCGAAATACTGAATGTGAGCGTACTCATGACGGTCGGCATCTTGGGGCGCGTGATGAGAGCCTGCTTGGAAAGTTCAAAACATTGCAACTGGTATTGCTTGATGAGTTCGGCGTTGTTGTACGGACCGCTGGAAATGGATTCCTTGGTCGGCTTCCAAAAACCCGCTTCGTTCTTGCGGGCGAGGCCTAACTTTTCCAAAAGAGCAAGCGAGTCCTTGAGCTTCCCTAGTGGAATTTTCGGGAAGATTCTCTTTTGCACGGGGGTCAAGTCATCTGTAACGTCCATAGCATCAAGAATAGCAAACATTGCGCTATGGTACCAGTGATTATAATATTCGTAAGTGTTTGAATCGAGAATATGCTGCGGGTTCGGGTGCAGGTGCAATAGCTCTTCCATGGCAGAACTGCGGGCCGATTCGGTCTTTGCCTGGTCGAGCTTGACCATGGTTTCGAAGTATTTTGCGGCTTTTTTATTGAGTCCCAAGACTTCGATGAATTTCGCGGTCATGCGGGGGCTGACCTTTTTTCCTCTGAGAACATCGGCGAAGTAACTGCGCGTCTTGGGGAGTCCGAGCATATTGCAAATCCCGGTACGGGTGAATTCCGGGTCGGACTGGACTCGTGCCGCCTGGTATTCTTCCAAGTACTTGCGGAAGTGCGTAAATTGATAAATGTCTATATAATTTTCCACATGTCTAATATAGTAATTATGAGAACTATGGTGAGAACATTTTTTTGATACATCTCCAGAATGTGATGAATGTTCGCTTGACGACTTCTTACTTTTTTATTACGATAAAGCCGGGCGTTGCGGGCTGGCGTCTGAAGCCCGCTCGAAGGGGTAGCAAAAGACGAGGCTTTTGCGAGGGGGAGGCTTCCCCCCCCCCTAACCACCAACCACTGTTTACTAACCACTTCCTACTGTCTACTTCCTACGACCCCCTTCTTTGGCCTTTCGCTTCGCTCAAGTCCCAAATGCTGGTCTCGGTCATGTCCAAACAAGTTTGGCCGCGACTCTCGACCTACGCATTTGTCCTACTTCCTACTTCCTGCTGTCTACCTCCTATTGCCTACTTCTTACTTCCTACTTCCTACTTCCTACTATTAAATTTCTATCTTTAGGCGCGAAATTTATGAGGTAACTCCTATGGGTAATGAGGCAGAAAAGCCGAATATCATTACGTCCTCGCTTGACTTTTTGGTCAACTGGGGGCGAACTAACTCCTTGTGGCCGTTCCCTTACGGTACGGCTTGTTGTGCAATCGAATTCATGAGTACGGAAGTGGGTCGTTATGACCTTTCACGTATCGGTTCTGAATACGTGCGTTTTACGCCGCGTCAGTCCGATGTGCTGCTTGTTGCAGGTACGATTACTTACAAGCAGGCTCCGATTTTAAAGCGCATTTACGAACAGATGGCTGAACCCCGCTGGGTGATTGCCATGGGCGCATGCGCTAGCTCTGGCGGTTTTTATGACTGCTACTGCACGGTGCCCGGTATCGACCACATTATTCCGGTGGATGTCTATATCGGTGGTTGCCCTCCTCGTCCGGAAGCTTTCTTCGATGCCATGTTTGACTTGCAGAAGAAGATCAAGGATGAATCTTTCATGAAGCAGCGCGTTGAACGTGTCAAGGAACAGCTTGAAATGATTAAGGTGAAGACTGCCGAAGCAAAGTGCGAAGCCAAGACCGCTATTCACGACAAGGTCGTGGACATCAAGGACTTCATGAAGGAAAAAGAACAGAACCTCGTGAAGAAAGCCCAATTCTGGAAGGAGTAGAAGAATGACTGTTGAAGAAATCTTCGCCATCCTTGAAGAAAGATATGGCGCGAAACGCGAAGTGCAGGACAAGTGGGGCGTGACCGCTGTTATTTCGGCCTCCTATCTGCATAACGCAGTCCAGTTCCTCAAGGAAGAATCCGGCATCAAGTTCGAAATGCTCGTAGATATTGCCGGTATCGATTACCTGACTTACCCGAATCACGAAGGCCCGCGTTTTGCTGTTGCTTACGCATTCAAGAGCATGTCCAAGCCGGTGAGCCGCATCCGTCTGAAGGTGCTGGTGTCCGAAGAAGACTTGAAGGTTCCGACGATTAGCGACCTTTATGCGAACGCCAACTGGTACGAACGTGAAGTTTTTGACCAGTACGGTATTGTGTTCAAGGGTCATCCGGACCTCCGCCGCTTGTTGAACCATGTTGAATTTGTTGGCCATCCGCTCCGCAAGGATTACCCTGCCCAGAAGCGCCAGTGGCTCTCGACGAACGATTACCTGCTTCCGCAGTTGGAACAGCGCCTTGAAGAACTTGGTTACAAGGTCGTCCAGCGCAGTAAGGAAGTGGAAACGAACGACAACGAATTTTTGGAAGGGAGTATCAAGGAATGATCGTATTAGATCCGAATGGCGAAAAGCTGAATTTGATGCCCTTGAACGTTGGGCCTAGCC
This window harbors:
- a CDS encoding TIGR02147 family protein produces the protein MENYIDIYQFTHFRKYLEEYQAARVQSDPEFTRTGICNMLGLPKTRSYFADVLRGKKVSPRMTAKFIEVLGLNKKAAKYFETMVKLDQAKTESARSSAMEELLHLHPNPQHILDSNTYEYYNHWYHSAMFAILDAMDVTDDLTPVQKRIFPKIPLGKLKDSLALLEKLGLARKNEAGFWKPTKESISSGPYNNAELIKQYQLQCFELSKQALITRPKMPTVMSTLTFSISNNAYKKLESELQEFKSKARRIISEDNEKASGVYQMNLHLFSNLDPEVKA
- a CDS encoding NADH-quinone oxidoreductase subunit C: MTVEEIFAILEERYGAKREVQDKWGVTAVISASYLHNAVQFLKEESGIKFEMLVDIAGIDYLTYPNHEGPRFAVAYAFKSMSKPVSRIRLKVLVSEEDLKVPTISDLYANANWYEREVFDQYGIVFKGHPDLRRLLNHVEFVGHPLRKDYPAQKRQWLSTNDYLLPQLEQRLEELGYKVVQRSKEVETNDNEFLEGSIKE
- a CDS encoding 4Fe-4S binding protein, with amino-acid sequence MKILVHDRGLCLECAGCVGVCPQMALDMYGLDLQIDQEKCVKCGLCAKACPVGALKLQELNDVL
- a CDS encoding NADH-quinone oxidoreductase subunit B, encoding MGNEAEKPNIITSSLDFLVNWGRTNSLWPFPYGTACCAIEFMSTEVGRYDLSRIGSEYVRFTPRQSDVLLVAGTITYKQAPILKRIYEQMAEPRWVIAMGACASSGGFYDCYCTVPGIDHIIPVDVYIGGCPPRPEAFFDAMFDLQKKIKDESFMKQRVERVKEQLEMIKVKTAEAKCEAKTAIHDKVVDIKDFMKEKEQNLVKKAQFWKE
- a CDS encoding carboxypeptidase-like regulatory domain-containing protein, which gives rise to MMLFKTLKHAGIAALATTLFTACSDENHAGVLTETESGTTIASIVRDENGNPVTSAKVSLISATHVAARMAPIKTTETDEEGRYTLDSISAGEYALQISNTEHTQSAYLTLSIEENKTEVQTLTLPEARLEKNASLELGLSTYGLSSGDSLCITGTLNCAGVGDTDVNAGIVTLNEIPPMEFTKITLIRGAGRDTSTRDVKWDFVPGEKLEIIPGYVTVKVTQEAMSAASRLSSAKTLDSMIVPVSVTTDHKNPVLVSDKGDTLALYKFENDQSDSKYLTVIPNIGIGTYKFKVASSDAISPSMQIQKAYAETTPGMTIVNNQSWEAFGSILGISFWINKDSLSSAKDSIYIDTRKKSDVAFSIKAGHKSDELCAEFYKRDSTGSKDTISYYTRKDTSCHKVLDGERHHFSIFIQNHHVVIVIDGRLADNKDFSDQFQSIPPIALGNHKLEDLVIYTLGDSITQSSDGWERLHAWLSAFYMLQK